From the Methanocorpusculum sp. genome, the window GTGCCAAACGTCACACGGGTATTCGTCCCCCGTGCTGCAAAAGAGTCCATCATGTCATGAGCGAGGCCGTCAAGATAGGTCTCGTTACCTGGCCTGCCATACAGGCACATCTCCTGTACATGCGGAAACTGCGATACTGCGTGTGCTACATATGAGCCAACCTGACCTGTTGCACCGATAATCGTCACTTTTGCCATAAGAACCCTTAAAAGATAATTGGGACACGTTCTCGGTAGGAAGCACATATCCAACTTCTGTTACACATCCCTTCTCCGCCCCGCAACCCTGCGGGCGCCATGCGTTTACGGTGAGGTCTGCTCCCTTCCGGGCCTGAACCGGTGCCCACAACAATGAGAAAATACATCCCTCCGGATGTATCCATCACATCCGCTGACCTCGCAGGACAAGGTATCAACGTTGGAACATGTAACATTGGAAGGACTGACACAGCCGTCCTCAAACTTCGTCCCCTGCGTATTGGCAGTTTCAGGTTACAGGTGACGCCAAGCCACCCGGACTAGTCCCAATATATATGGGATGCCCGGAGAATAAAATGATGTAGGGTATGGAACGGGGAATTTCGGTCCTGTGACAACTACTTTGTCGGGATGATGAATTATTGGGTGAATGGACGCATTTTCAATATATTCCGAATACGTCATTTAATGAATTGGTCTACCCGCGATGGAAATCAATTCGTGATATTCTGCGCGAATCCGGAATAATGTAAGATTGTGTGAGACATACGGACTGATCCGCCCTGCCGCTCAAAAAAATAGCTCTACAATTTTGCCTAAAATGCAAACACATGGGCCCGGAGGGGTTCGAACCCACGACCACCCGGTTATGAGCCGGGCGCTCCACCACTAAGCTACAGGCCCGCAGAGAGAAGTACGTAAAACGGGTGTATGGATTTCTCCATGCGCCCTCAAAATTTGTTCCCTTGCAGAAGAACATATCATATTTGGTATGCTGATAGATAAAGGTGTTTGTTGATATCGGGAAAAGTACGGAATATCTATTTCAATAAAAAAATATAGAAAAAACAAAAAGAAACGCCGCCAACAGGACTCGAACCTGTGACATGCTGGTTAACAGCCAGCCACTCTACCAACTGAGTTATGGCGGCACATTTGTGTTGCCTAATTACATGGGCGGGTCATTGTATTAAAGATTATGATTTTAGCGTCTTTTTTTCCTGGTGCAAAGACGCGAGATGTTTTATAAGGATTTCCAGTTCCTGATCAAAGTTTGTCAGCATCTCAAAGGCTTTGGGCGTGGCAACAGCCCCGGAAGGCGTCGCTTTGACATACTGCATTTGTTCTAAAACCCGCAGAGAATACCGTATTCTGTGCTGCGGCTGGCTGAGTTCTTCGGTGAGTTTCATAATGCCGATCGGACCCTGACGTGCAACAACACGCATAACGGACAGGTGGCGTTCGAGTAGTTCTACTTCTCCATTGATTTTGCTGAGCATTATTACTCCACTTTTTTGTTGGTTTCTTCCTCTTCGCGCATCTCTGCTTCGAGTTCTGCGCGAATTTGAGCACGATATTCATCCTGTTCTTTCTGCATCTGGGCAATACGTTCTTCTTTGGTAGTTCCGTGAATCTCAAGCCAAGCTTTGGTGGCGCGGTATTTAGGAATAAATACTGCAAGACTGATTATGGAAATTACGATGCAGATGATTACAATCGGTATTCTGACCCAGAGGGAGGTCGGGACGATAAAGAATACTACAATTGCCGCAGCTATTGCAAATATCAGAATGTTTAAGATGATTACGAGGACCGTAAATTTTCCCTTAAACTGAGTCTGTTCAGTGTCATCCATTGTAAGTACATCAGCGTCACAAAGATAAAAACTACATCTCTTTGGAGCGCTAATAATGAGACAATATGAAGCAGATTTTGGATGAATTGGAAAAACATTCATGCGATGCATATGTTGCATATGACTCTTCGGAAAATGCGGATATGCGATATGCTTCGGGATTTCTCGCATCTGATCCATATATATACGTATTTTCGAGAGATGGGGTCGCGACATTAATCGTCTCTTCGATGGAGGAAACCCGTGCGCGCTACGAGTCAACATGTAGCATAGTGACACGCATCTCTGCAGGCCTCCCGGAACTCCTGAAAAAATATCATGATCCAAATCTTGCTACGGCTCATATGATCCGGAATTTTGCCGGTCCGCGCCTTCTTATCCCTCCTTCGATGCCGGTAGGATTTGCTCAAAAACTGACCGAGGTTGCTGAAGTGGTCATTGATTCCGGGACTATCGCAGAAATACGGAGTGTGAAGTCTGAGGACGAGATCGCGAAGATCCGCTATGTTCAGAAAAAAAATGAGATAGCTACTCGTGCAGCTGTCGATGCAATCAGAAAATCGGAACCGGATGAAAGAGGCATTCTGATGCTTGAAGACGCGCCGCTCACTTCGGAAAGGATTCGGGATATCATTCACTTTGCCCTCCGTCCGTTCAACTGTGAGGACATTGATACGATCGTCTCCTGTGGTGAAGCATCATCTATGCCGCATGCGCGGGGGACTGGTCCGCTGTATGCAAACCAGCCTATCGTGATGGATGTGTTCCCCAAGAGTGAGCTAACTGGATATTTTGCTGATATGACAAGGACCGTATCCAAAGGTGCCCCCTCTGATGAGATAATCAGGATGTATGATGCGGTCCAAAAAGCCAAAGAACTGGCCGCATCCATGATCCGTCCCGGCATCACCGGGGCCGCAGTTTATACTGCTGTCGTGGAGTTTTTCAAGGCACAGGGTTACGAAACGGCAGGATCCTCGGGATTCACACATAGTCTTGGTCACGGTGTGGGGCTCGAGATCCACGAAGCGCCGTCCCTTTCCCCGTCGGGGGGAGAACTCAAAGAGGGGCATGTTATCACGCTTGAACCCGGCCTCTATTATCAGGGAATCGGCGGGGTCAGACTTGAGGATATGGGTGTCGTGACAAGTGATGGATTTGACAGCTTTACGTGCTTTGAAGAAAAATTAGTATTATAGAATTATGATCGATAACGAATTGGATACCTACATAGAAGCGGGCCGGGTGGCAAAAACCGTTCTGCACAAATGCGCTGCTGAAATAAAACCGGGTGTTGGTCTTGCGGAAATTTTTGATATGGTCCTTGACGAGATCTTATCGGCCGGTGTGTCTCACTCATTTCCGCCGAATATCTCATTAAATAACTGTGCGGCTCACGACACTGCCTCTCCGGACGAAGAACGGATATTTGCAGAAGGGGATCTGATAAAACTGGATATCGGAACACATATTGATGGATACATCGCGGACACTGCCGTTACGGTAGATCTTGGTGATCATGCTTCATTATGCGAGGCATCACGCGCAGCTCTTGATGCTGCGATCAATGTTGTCGCGCCGGAGGTCGTCGTCAGCGATATCGGCGCAGTCGTCGAAGAAACGATCACATCATTCGGCTACAAGCCGATCATCAACCTGACGGGCCACGCGCTTGCGCGCTATAGCCTTCATCACGGCCTCTCCATCCCCAACACGGGGAGATTCGGCAGCGCTGTTCTGAGGGAAGATATGGTTATTGCCATCGAACCTTTCGCGTCTACCGGCTCAGGTCTGGTCCATGAAGCAGGAAGGGCTGAGATTTATCAGGTCGTCGGCGATACGCCGGTCAGATCACCCGCCGGCAGAAAAATCATGAAAAAGGCGGAAGAGATGCATGGTTTGCCGTTTGCCCGCCGCTGGCTGAATGTTCCCAAAGCGGAACTGGCTCTGCCGACCCTGCTTCGCCAGGGGAACCTCTTCGTATATCACAGTTTATCGGATGTGCCTGAATCATTTGTCTCTCAGTTCGAGCACACGATCATCGTGACCGCAGATGGTGCTCTGGTCACTACCAGATAAAAAAAGGAAAAATATTATTTTGTGAGAGGCAGGTTCCATGAACGTTCGTTCTCAAGAACGAACTCCCACTCTTTTTTGCAAGGACAGGGAATCTCCCATACATCATCTAAGACACTCTTATCGGCCGTAAGAGAATACTCATTGATCGCAGCAACGATTTCTTTATCACATGTTCCGCAGTTGTGCGGTCCGCGTTTGAATCCTCCGCCGACCGGATCGCATGCTACGGGGACATCCGCTTCCCTAAGCACTTTCAGAGCAGACCAGAGATACGGCGGCCTGAATCCTCCTTTCTGCCAGTAGTGTTCCAGTTCCGTTCTACCCTGGATCGTGCAGAGGTTCATCGAAATCATGTCTGCGTAGGGTGCGACCTCGCGAATGGATTTCTCCATGTCCTCTAATGCCTCTTTTTCGGTTAAAAAGAGTGGTTTCATCATCAGATATGCCTTGATGCCGACACCGGCATTATGTGCCGTCTCGGAAGCTTTGATGAAATCGGCAAAGGTGTTTCCTTTGTCGATCGACTTTTCCCGAATGGCATCGTTCGTCGTTTCCAGACCGATCGCGACCGTGAGCGGGTGTGCCTGGCCTTTATCCAGACTCTTCAGGAGACGGGAGAGGGCATCTTCAGTTACATATTCGGATCTTGACTCAGCGATAAGCGGTTTTCCTGCAAAGAATTCGCCGAATCCGTCAAGAACTTCAAGAGGAACCTCATTTTTGTCAAAGACACTGCCTGACGTGAAGATCTTTCCAAGCTGGTATTCTTCGGGAGAGTAACTCTCGTCCATCCAGAGGATCTGTCCTTTCATATGGTCGATGAGTTCATCCTTTGAGCAGGTGTCGCGGTCGTTTTTATATCCGCACATCCTGCACCGGTTCCAGGAGCAGCCTCCGGAAAGGAAGATCCCTGTCAGTGATGAGAGGACCTCACCAAAATATCTGTCCTGTCCTTTCCAGGAAGCAATAGGTTTTCGTGGTTCTGTCATTATTTATCTATCCTGTGTGGTATCTTTGTAGTTCTCAATGAGGCGGAAGTAAATCTCCTCACACTTTTTCAGCTGGTCGATCATTACGCGTTCATTCAGGCCGTGCATGGTGCTGAGATCGCCTGGTCCATACTCGAGAGCACGGAATCCGGCGAGGCGCAGTGCCCTCGCATCGGACGCTGCCCACTGGACCATCGGACGGGAGGCGATCCCGTATACGCCGCTGATGGCTTCGCATGTTTTCTGAACAAGGAACGAATCGGTCGCAGTAATTGATGCGTTTGCCTTGGTCCTCGGGGTAACAACTGCAGATTTCGGGACATGGCTGCAGATCTCGTTCAAGACCTCATCACAGTCACACCCCCACGGGAGCCGCATGTCCATCATGAGGGAACATTTCTGAGCGACGATGTTTACCCGTTCCCCTCCTGAAATGATGCCGGGGTTATACATGATCTGCCGGAAGACCGGGCTGAAATCCGTAGTTGTTCCCTCTCCGGCGATTTGGACCGAGTGCTCAATCAGTTTATCCATCTCTTCGCTCTGCGGATAAACACGTTTGTGCAGTTCTCTCATCCAGGCAAGAAACTCCATTGCCTGGATCACTGCACTGTCGCCGAGAACCGGATACAGAGATGAGTGACCCGGCGTTCCGATAAACTCCACATCGAATCTGCAGACGCCTTTCTGTCCAATCGTCGGAGCATGGGCAGGTGTAGGTTCGGCGATTAAAACATCGCAGGGGTGAATGAGGTTCTTCTCCAAGAGATATCTCGTACCGTATTTCCCCCCGCCCTCTTCATCACAGACGAATGCGAGAGAGATCGGATGTTCTTCTCCGGCATCCTGTTTTCTTGCCATGGCCGAAAGAATAGCGGCGCATCCGCCTTTCATATCGGTAGCCCCCCGTCCGTGCACGTAGGTGTCATCGATCATCCCGGAATAGGGCGCATACTCCCATCCTTCATTCAGAGCAGGTACTACATCTATGTGCCCGCTGAGGAGGAGTCCCCCGGTCTGATCTTTTGATATGACATTATCGTGACCATCCGGTCCGGTCGTTATCGTCCCGGGTATTCCGATCCCTTCCATGATGGAAAGGATATATTCGGCGATCTCGCTTGTGTCGCCGGGTGGATTTTCGCTACGTATCTGTATCAGGTCAGAGCAGAGCTTTGCAACATTCATAGTTATTTCCTTTTGAATTCGGCGAAGAGTTTTCCCAGTGTTCCCTCGGGGTAGATGCTCCTGAGGAATTTGAGTCTAAAGAGATCATCGGCCATGTCATGGAAGAACTGGGGCGGGAGAGGTATCTTTGAGTTTGGATCAAGAACTATTCTGAACCCAAGGTATCCTGAGACTTCTTCCGGATCATAGATAAGTTGCCAGAGAATGGGGGTCTCTTCAAACTGTTCTTTGTGATCGTCCCGGAGCCAGATCATGAATGCGGGGAAGAGAGCATAATCTCCGGTTTTCGTGACATCCACACGATTACGCAGATATTCTGCTGTCATGGTGCATTTTATCGAGTCGGAACTGTATGCAAGTGATGAGAGGGTATAATCCAGGTGGGCGATTGTGTCAATTAAGTAAAAGTACAATACCTGATCCATGTCAGACGGTGTTTCCAGGATCAGGGATTTACGATACAGATACTCGATCTGTTGAGAATAGTCGTTCTTCTCTGGTAACATAGCATTCTTGTTTGGTGTGTAAGACAAAAAGAGTTGGGCTTTGGGAAGTGCCCTCACATAAAGATACGTGTCCGGGACTTGGTATCAGCGTGAAATTTTTCTGATCTGCTCGTCGGAAAGTTTCACCAGGTCGTTTTGCCCGGCAAGATCTGCCACACTTCTGATGGCCTCAAGAAGGTGGACGGATTCTTCAAGAAAACTCAGGATATCGGCCGGGAAAAGGTCGATCCCGTACTCATCGATCAGGTGCCGGTGGATCTCTTTGTGGGTAAGACCCATCTCCCTGAGTTCCAGGATACTGATGACAAACTTTCGTTCCGGACAACCGCAAAGGGGTGAGTCCCGGCATTTACATTCGAGAAAATCCTTAAAAAAACGGAGGACCTGGTCCCGCGCTCCCGGGTCCAGACTATCGATATTCATTGAACCGGTGATCGCTTCCAGATTTGCCGGATGAAAAGCACTTTCGGGTAGACGGTGGCCTGCCGCACGCTGTAATTTTTTTATGTATCGAAACCGTGCCCTACCCGCGATCACGAACTTTCTCCGGCTTCCTCATCAAAGTCTTTGAGAGATTTCAATGCATCGGCGATCCGTTCGACTTCAACGAGCCACTCGTCAAAGAGTGTCGGCTCGTCGGTGTCTTTCACGTATTTTCCGCAGCATGAAGCTCCGTTGATGACGGCAGATCCGATGGAAGAGGCTATGTCGAGTGCCTTCTCCGGATCTTTTGTGACAACTTTCCGCCCTTCTTTGACGAGGTTTTTGATCTCTTCTGCAGGCGGATAGATCGCTTCGAGGTACTTCTGCCCTGCGGCAAAGAGGACTACGAGTGAGACCTGCATCGATCCAACGATTTCTGCGAGTTCTTCCCCTGGGACTCCGGCCATGACGATCTCTTCAACACTGCGGAGTTTTGTTCTTGCATCTTCAAGGGTTATTCTTCCATTCTGACAGAGTCGGATGATCTTCATTACGGCGATGGTAATATCATCAGAGAATCCGTCCAGGATACGGAATCCTTCCGGCATCTCTTCCGACTCCTCGTCACCTGCCCAGTCGGCAGTTTCGAGGGTCTTGAGCCAGTTGTCCCATCTCTCCTGATTGTAGAAGATATAGAAGAGCTTGGGAGCAGATTCCGGCTCACCTGTTTTCTTACTTTTTTTGGCAGCCATGCTTTATTACAAATAGTTCGGTCGAGTGTGGTAATAGAACTTGTGTTTGATTATGGTATTTGGAATGTCTGTATTTCTGTTCCGGAGCTGCCTCTCGCTCGTTCCGTCAGAATAGAGCTGATAAAAAAAGGTTAAAGTTTTTTTCCTGCATCCGGTCCGGGCATGCAGGTGAAAATCTCTTTCACGGTGATCTTGACCAGTTCTTTTCCCGGCAGTCCGGGTTTTTTTGCGTCAAGAAGCTCCTTCATTTTTTTGTGGTCAGGAGTTCCCGATTCCACTGCGGCGGTACCTTTCAGCTGGAAACAGTTGCCGATATCACGGCTCCATACAAGGAGAGAGACCTGGGGATTCTCTTTGATGTTTGCAATGGTTTTGTTCATAAAATTATTTGCAATCCAGACCGTGTCATTTTCCATGACCCAGACCGCGCCCATCGGGGCTGCATTCGGGACACCGGCTTTCGATGCGGTGACCAGATGACATACTCCGACTTTGGCAATCTGTTCTTTAAGTTCTGCAGTAAGTAATGCCATGATGATAAGATGCGTTGTTCTGGTATGTCAATTTTTCCCGAAATTGGTGTGCTGTACCGGGTCCGGGACCCTGATTCGAACTTGACATTTATTATCCATCACCACTCATATATGAGCATGGTTTCTGACGAGCGTAAAAGTCCTTTTGGCTCTCTTGCCGCTTCACACGGCGGCGACCGTGCGGAGTTAATTGGTGCAGTTCTCACTCAGCTTGAGAATGACAATGTACGGTCGGTTCTTCTCCAGTTCTCAGATATGGAGGGAAAACCGAAAAATGTCGCGATTCCGACGAAACAAATGAAGAAAGCCTTAACTGAAGGTATTAGTTTTGACGGTTCTTCTATTCAGGGGTTTGCGCGACTGGAAGAGTCGGATATGGTGCTTCGGCCTGAACCGGAGACATATCAGATCATCCCCTGGTCGGATGAAAAATATCGTGTCGCGAGATTCATCTGCAATGTCTACACGACCCGCGGTGAACCGTTCGCCGGGGATCCGCGTTTTATTCTGCGTCAGCAGCTGGAGAAAGCGGAAAAGCTTGGATATACCTTCAATGTCGGTCCGGAGATGGAGTTTTTCCTCTTTAGAATGGTGAATGGTCATCCGTCGGTGGAACTCCAGGATCGTGGGGGCTACTTCGATCAGACGCCGACCGATCCCGGAGAGGATGTCCGCCGCGATCTTGTTACCTCACTTTCAGAAATGGGATTCAATATTGAGGCAGCTCATCACGAGGTGGCTCCTTCCCAGCACGAGATCGATTTCACCTACGGGAATGCTCTTTCCATGGCCGATAAGGTAGTTACCTTCAAATTCGTCGCAAAAACCCTGGCTCTACAACGCGGTCTTCACGCAACCTTCATGCCGAAACCGATCTACGGTATCAACGGTTCAGGTATGCACGTGAACTGTTCTCTGATGAAGGACGGGGAAAATGCATTTTACGATCCCGAGGGAGAACACCAGCTCTCCGATACTGCCCGTCATTTCATTGCAGGAATTCTCAAACACATCGATGCGATCACTCGTGTCGCAAACCCTACGGTAAACTCATACAAGCGGCTTATCCCCGGATATGAGGCTCCGGTGTATGTTGGTTGGTCCGCAATGAACCGTTCTGCTCTTATCAGAGTTCCTTCGTCCCGAGGAAAAAGTACCCGCGCCGAACTGCGCAGTCCTGATCCGACCTGTAACCCGTATCTGACATTTGCCGTGATGCTTGCAGCAGGTTTAGAGGGTATTACCCAGAAGATCGAACCTCCGGAGAGCGTTGACAAAAATATTTTCAGAATGAGCGCCGCGGAACGTACGGCAGAAGGTATCCGCTGTCTTCCCTGGAGCCTTCATGAGGCAAACACCGCTCTGATGAACGATCCGCTCCTCTGCAGTGTTCTTGGTGAACACGTAGTGGCCCAGATAAACCGCATTGGCGAGATGGAGTGGGCGGATTTCTCCAAGTCTATCACAGACTGGGAGATCAAACGCTACCTTGCGACATACTGATTAATACTCAACACTTTTTTTTACATTTTATCTGCTCACTCAGAATAGTGGTATGACCGCGGTCAAAGTAATGTTACGGTCGGAAAATAAACTGATAATGTATATATTGTTAGCGACCTAACTAATTTGTACATGGATGACAGACTTCCGATAGCGATCTTGATCAAGATCCTTTCAAACTATATTAAACGAAATCTGGACAGTGCTGCTGCTCAGGGGCCTCTGAAAAATATCACCGGCACTCAGATCCAGATAATCGGCTATATTTATCATGAAGCGAAGAGCGATGTTTTTCAAAAGGATATCGAGACAAAATATTCCATCAGACGCTCCACGGCCACAGGGATCCTCCAGCTCATGGAAAAGAACGGGCTCATCACCAGAGAGCCGGTCGACTATGATGCGCGACTCAAAAAAATCGTGCTCACAGAAAAAGCACACACTATCAGTAAGCAGGCAAAACTTAATGTATTCGAACTGGAAAAACGTCTTACCAAAGGGATCTCTACAGAGGAACTGGCCGTTTTCCGTTCCATAATTTGGAAAATGAAAGTCAATCTGGAGGAACAGGTATGAATCATATCATAGAGCGCCTTGTGGGTTCGATCCGCGAGTTTAAAAAAGACAGTCTGCTTACACCTGCGTTTGTCGGACTTGAGGTGGTAATGGAGGTCATCATCCCGTTGATTCTTGCGAGCCTCATCGACGACGGAATCACCGGAGGCAATATGGGTATCATCCTCCGGCTTGGTCTTGCGTTATTCATATCAGCGATACTCTCGCTCATATTCGGGGTTCTCGCCGGAAAGTTTGCAGCATCCGCATCAGCCGGATTTGCACACAATCTTCGGCATGATATTTTCTATAATGTTCAGAGCTTCTCGTTTGCGAACATCGACAAATTTTCGACGTCAAGTATCGTGACGAGGCTCACCACCGACGTTACCAATGTACAGAATGCTTACCAGATGATCATCCGGGTCGCGGTACGCTGTCCTCTGATGCTGATCCTTTCCTACCTCATGGTGATGTGGATCAATCCCCAACTATCTGTCATCTTCCTTGTGCTGATACCGATCCTCACCGTTGGTATGTATCTTATTATCATCAAGGTCCAGCCCATATTTGAGAAAGTATTCAAAACATTTGACCGGCTGAACAAAGTCGTTCAGGAAAATCTCAGAGGTATCCGGGTCGTAAAATCCTACGTCCGTGATGAATATGAGGTGGAAAAGTTCAAAGGCGTTTCAAAAGATATCTACGGATACTTTTCACATGCTGAAAAACTTCTTGCGTTTGTCAGCCCTCTTATGCAGTTCATAGTGTATGCGGCGATCCTTCTTGTCTCGTGGTTTGGGGCCCAGTTTATCGTTGCTGGGACTTTGACCACGGGTGAACTGGTCAGTCTGTTTGCCTACACCATGCAGATCCTGATGAGTCTGATGATGCTTGCCATGGTTTTCGTCATGATCACCATGTCCCGTGCATCTGCAAGAAGAATCGTTGAGGTCCTTGACGAACAGAGTGATCTGAAAAATCCGGAAGATCCGGTGTTCCTCGTTAAAAACGGAGATATAAGCTTCCGTGATGTCGACTTCAGTTACTCCACCGATGCTGAACGGACATGTCTTCAGAAGATCAATCTGGAGATAAAATCGGGCGAGACCATCGGAATCCTCGGCGGGACGGGCAGTTCCAAGACGACTCTGGTCCAGTTGATCCCGCGGCTCTATGATGTGACCGGCGGTTCTGTTCTTGTGGGGGGGGTTGATGTCAGAGATTATGATATAACTACTCTTCGTGATCAGGTCGCTGTAGTTCTGCAGAAGAACGTGCTCTTCTCAGGAACCATCAAAGATAATCTCAGATGGGGTAATCCGGATGCATCGGATGAGGAGCTGGTTCGTGTCAGTAAACTTGCCTGTGCGGATGAATTTATTCAGAAGCTTCCCGAAAAATATGATACCCGAATTGAACAGGGCGGTTCAAATGTATCCGGCGGGCAGAAGCAGAGGTTATGTATCGCCCGTGCTCTGTTGAAGAAACCGAAGATCCTTATTCTGGATGATTCTACGAGCGCTGTCGATACAAAGACGGATGCACATATCCGTCAGGCGCTTATGACAGAGATCCCCGGCACCACGAAAATCATCATCACGCAGAGATTTTCCTCGGTCGTGGATGCAGATAAGATCATCGTGATGGATGGGGGTCATATCAATGCGGTAGGAACACATGCAGAACTTCTGTTAACCAATCCGATCTATCAGGAGGTCTATTCGACACAGCAGAAGGGAGGTGAGACATAATGCCTCCTATGGGTCCGAGTTCGAAAGGTCCGCAGCGTCCCGGGATACCGGTAGTGGGACGCAAACCCAATGATGTGAAAAAGACCTTAAAACGTCTTCTTTCATATCTTCCAGGGACTTATAAGGCCACTCTCGTTGTCGTTGTCATCTGTATCATTTTAAGCACACTTGCAGGAGTCATAGGTTCGCTCTTCCTCGAAGTGCTTATCGATGATTACATCACGCCGCTTATCGGGATGGAAAATCCTGTCTTCACTGCCTTACTGCAGGCGATCCTCTTCATGGGGCTTATCTACCTCTGTGGTGTTCTTTCGACACTTATCTACAGCAGACTCATGGTCATCATTTCCCAGGGTGCCATGAAGCGGATTCGTGATGAGATGTTTGCTCATATGGAGAAGTTACCGATCAAATACTTCGACACTCATCAGTTCGGTGACACGATGAGTCATTACACGAACGATACGGAAACCCTCCATCAGATGCTTTCACAGAGCGTTCCCCAGGTGTTTTCTTCGATAGTGACTATCATTTTAGTGTTCTGCGCAATGGTTTATACGAGCGGTCCCCTGACGATCCTCGTTGTATTTATGGTGATCGTGCTCTTCTTTGTTATGAAAAACATTGGGGGAAGGAGTGCGACCCACTTTGTTCGTCAGCAGAAATCGCTCGGTGAAGTGAACGGGTTTATTGAGGAGATGATCAACGGGCAGAAGGTCATCAAGGTTTTCTGTCATGAAGAGAAGGTCAAAGCAGAGTTTGATGTTATGAACGATCAGCTCTGCGGGCATGCGACGTCTGCCAACAAGTTTGCGAATATTTTCATGCCGGTCGTAGTAAATATCGGAAATATCCAGTATGTTCTTGTGGCGATCGTAGGTGGGGCTTTGGCGATAAGCGGAGTCGGCGGTTTGACGCTTGGCGGGATCGCTGCCTTTTTACAACTGAGTAAGAGTTTTATGATGCCGATCAGTCAGGTGTCCCAGCAGTTGAGTTCGGTCGTTATGGCCTTGGCCGGAGCCGAGCGGATCTTCAAGCTGATGGATGAGCCGGTGGAGGAGGATGCCGGAGATGTTACGCTCGTCAATGCACGGTATGAGGGAACTGTCCTTACCGAGGCGCCGGCATATACGGGCATCTGGGCTTGGAAGGAAATCAAAGATGGAGCTCCGGTGTATACAAAACTTGAGGGGGATGTTCAACTTCGCGATGTGAGTTTCGGCTATACGCCGGACAAGAATGTCCTGCATGATGTGTCCGTGTATGCACGGCCGGGTCAGAAGGTGGCGTTTGTCGGGGCTACGGGCGCCGGGAAAACGACGATCACCAATCTGATCAACCGGTTTTATGATGTGCAGGAAGGCGAGATCTTCTATGACGGCATCAATGTGAAGAAGATCAAAAAAGCTGATCTGAGACGTTCGCTTGGTATCGTATTACAGGATACGAATCTGTTTACGGGGACAGTCCGGGAAAACATCAGGTACGGGAAGCTGGATGCGACGGATGAAGAGGTGTATGCGGCGGCACGTCTTTCGAACGCA encodes:
- a CDS encoding pyridoxamine 5'-phosphate oxidase family protein, with amino-acid sequence MALLTAELKEQIAKVGVCHLVTASKAGVPNAAPMGAVWVMENDTVWIANNFMNKTIANIKENPQVSLLVWSRDIGNCFQLKGTAAVESGTPDHKKMKELLDAKKPGLPGKELVKITVKEIFTCMPGPDAGKKL
- a CDS encoding DUF2150 family protein, with translation MAAKKSKKTGEPESAPKLFYIFYNQERWDNWLKTLETADWAGDEESEEMPEGFRILDGFSDDITIAVMKIIRLCQNGRITLEDARTKLRSVEEIVMAGVPGEELAEIVGSMQVSLVVLFAAGQKYLEAIYPPAEEIKNLVKEGRKVVTKDPEKALDIASSIGSAVINGASCCGKYVKDTDEPTLFDEWLVEVERIADALKSLKDFDEEAGESS
- a CDS encoding archaeosine biosynthesis radical SAM protein RaSEA, with the protein product MTEPRKPIASWKGQDRYFGEVLSSLTGIFLSGGCSWNRCRMCGYKNDRDTCSKDELIDHMKGQILWMDESYSPEEYQLGKIFTSGSVFDKNEVPLEVLDGFGEFFAGKPLIAESRSEYVTEDALSRLLKSLDKGQAHPLTVAIGLETTNDAIREKSIDKGNTFADFIKASETAHNAGVGIKAYLMMKPLFLTEKEALEDMEKSIREVAPYADMISMNLCTIQGRTELEHYWQKGGFRPPYLWSALKVLREADVPVACDPVGGGFKRGPHNCGTCDKEIVAAINEYSLTADKSVLDDVWEIPCPCKKEWEFVLENERSWNLPLTK
- a CDS encoding Xaa-Pro peptidase family protein; this encodes MKQILDELEKHSCDAYVAYDSSENADMRYASGFLASDPYIYVFSRDGVATLIVSSMEETRARYESTCSIVTRISAGLPELLKKYHDPNLATAHMIRNFAGPRLLIPPSMPVGFAQKLTEVAEVVIDSGTIAEIRSVKSEDEIAKIRYVQKKNEIATRAAVDAIRKSEPDERGILMLEDAPLTSERIRDIIHFALRPFNCEDIDTIVSCGEASSMPHARGTGPLYANQPIVMDVFPKSELTGYFADMTRTVSKGAPSDEIIRMYDAVQKAKELAASMIRPGITGAAVYTAVVEFFKAQGYETAGSSGFTHSLGHGVGLEIHEAPSLSPSGGELKEGHVITLEPGLYYQGIGGVRLEDMGVVTSDGFDSFTCFEEKLVL
- a CDS encoding M20 family metallopeptidase, with translation MNVAKLCSDLIQIRSENPPGDTSEIAEYILSIMEGIGIPGTITTGPDGHDNVISKDQTGGLLLSGHIDVVPALNEGWEYAPYSGMIDDTYVHGRGATDMKGGCAAILSAMARKQDAGEEHPISLAFVCDEEGGGKYGTRYLLEKNLIHPCDVLIAEPTPAHAPTIGQKGVCRFDVEFIGTPGHSSLYPVLGDSAVIQAMEFLAWMRELHKRVYPQSEEMDKLIEHSVQIAGEGTTTDFSPVFRQIMYNPGIISGGERVNIVAQKCSLMMDMRLPWGCDCDEVLNEICSHVPKSAVVTPRTKANASITATDSFLVQKTCEAISGVYGIASRPMVQWAASDARALRLAGFRALEYGPGDLSTMHGLNERVMIDQLKKCEEIYFRLIENYKDTTQDR
- a CDS encoding DUF5814 domain-containing protein encodes the protein MIAGRARFRYIKKLQRAAGHRLPESAFHPANLEAITGSMNIDSLDPGARDQVLRFFKDFLECKCRDSPLCGCPERKFVISILELREMGLTHKEIHRHLIDEYGIDLFPADILSFLEESVHLLEAIRSVADLAGQNDLVKLSDEQIRKISR
- the map gene encoding type II methionyl aminopeptidase, with protein sequence MIDNELDTYIEAGRVAKTVLHKCAAEIKPGVGLAEIFDMVLDEILSAGVSHSFPPNISLNNCAAHDTASPDEERIFAEGDLIKLDIGTHIDGYIADTAVTVDLGDHASLCEASRAALDAAINVVAPEVVVSDIGAVVEETITSFGYKPIINLTGHALARYSLHHGLSIPNTGRFGSAVLREDMVIAIEPFASTGSGLVHEAGRAEIYQVVGDTPVRSPAGRKIMKKAEEMHGLPFARRWLNVPKAELALPTLLRQGNLFVYHSLSDVPESFVSQFEHTIIVTADGALVTTR